One region of Ornithinibacter aureus genomic DNA includes:
- a CDS encoding glycosyltransferase, translating to MSPSEVAPVSRIRVLWLIKGLGPGGAEQLLVSSARVADHDRFDYRAAYVRSDKDQLVPRLTACGVPATLLGGGRQGRLWWPWRLRRLMRDVDIVHAHSPLLAGVARLAARTIPVRERPVTVSTEHNVWGNFSLPTRLLNATTAGLDRRRWAVSLEVRRSMWRRRQQGSAVLVHGIVQGDDHPPAGTRGRVRRELGIPEDAVVAITVANLRREKDYPNLLHAAQIALREEPSLVVLAVGQGPLEDEVRELHESLGLGDRVMLLGYRTDVSDLLAASDLFVLASAHEGLPVSIMEAMTAGLPVVATAVGGVPEAVVTGKTGILLPPHDPEALARALVTVARDRPLRDEMAEAARERSTVFDIRSAVGVQQRAYAELVRS from the coding sequence ATGTCCCCCTCCGAAGTTGCGCCGGTCTCAAGGATCCGGGTCCTCTGGCTCATCAAGGGACTGGGTCCGGGTGGGGCCGAACAACTCCTCGTCTCCTCGGCTCGTGTCGCCGACCATGACCGGTTCGACTACCGGGCGGCATACGTTCGTTCGGACAAGGACCAGCTCGTCCCTCGGCTGACAGCCTGCGGCGTGCCCGCCACCCTGCTCGGGGGCGGCCGGCAGGGTCGGCTGTGGTGGCCGTGGCGCCTGCGCCGCCTGATGCGGGATGTGGACATCGTCCACGCACACTCCCCGCTCCTCGCCGGCGTGGCACGACTGGCAGCGCGGACGATCCCGGTCCGCGAACGGCCAGTGACGGTGTCGACGGAGCACAACGTGTGGGGCAACTTCTCGCTGCCCACCCGACTCCTGAATGCCACGACGGCCGGCTTGGACCGCCGCCGCTGGGCGGTGTCGCTCGAGGTGCGCAGGTCGATGTGGCGCCGGCGCCAGCAAGGGTCCGCGGTTCTGGTGCATGGAATCGTGCAGGGCGATGACCACCCCCCCGCCGGGACGCGGGGACGGGTTCGGCGCGAGCTCGGGATCCCGGAGGATGCCGTCGTGGCCATCACGGTGGCCAACCTGCGTCGCGAGAAGGACTACCCCAACCTGCTGCACGCCGCCCAGATCGCACTGCGTGAGGAGCCGAGTCTGGTCGTCCTCGCCGTGGGTCAGGGGCCCCTGGAGGATGAGGTTCGTGAGCTCCACGAGAGCCTCGGCCTGGGGGATCGCGTCATGCTCTTGGGTTACCGGACCGACGTCTCTGATCTGCTGGCGGCATCCGACCTGTTTGTCCTCGCGTCGGCCCACGAGGGGCTGCCCGTCTCGATCATGGAGGCGATGACGGCCGGTCTTCCGGTCGTCGCGACCGCCGTCGGGGGGGTGCCGGAGGCTGTGGTGACCGGGAAGACGGGGATCCTCCTGCCACCCCACGACCCGGAGGCCCTCGCGAGGGCACTGGTGACGGTGGCGCGCGACCGACCGCTGCGGGACGAGATGGCGGAGGCTGCCCGCGAGCGGAGCACGGTGTTCGACATCCGGTCCGCGGTCGGGGTGCAGCAGCGGGCCTACGCGGAGCTGGTCAGGTCCTGA
- a CDS encoding ABC transporter ATP-binding protein translates to MRFLGTGRSGPLRGWSAMRDLVSRYRGRMSSLAVVAFLGGLLEALFLVIVTGIAMALVGDESTIGPYLGQTVSTGVALTVAAVVLVARLAFNLVGVAISARLTADVTRDQRQVLSRAYLQASWAVQQAEPSGRLQELLTSFVTRVTNAVQTLTNAVTALLSLVAFLGTGLFLDPLSTGAVLVAMAVVGAVLKPVRLRIRARAAASARANLDFADSVSELGSLGLEMQTYGVQHRFTRTIDDLSREAAATQQRVQFLAGTLAPVYMVMAYAAVLAGVGVLSLVGFGDMAVIGAVMLLMLRSLSYGQQLAAASGTLTAAAPFLKGVRDTAQRYAAAPAGGGDRVPPSVTPLVATEVEFAYTADRPALSAASFRIDTGEVLGVIGPSGAGKSTLAQLVLGVREPTSGSLTASGVDLREVDRVWWSARVAFVAQEALLFTGTVAENIRFFREGIDDAALRRAATAANVLADIEALPRGFDAHLGERGSQLSGGQRQRLSIARALAGSPQLLVLDEPTSALDGQSEALIRATLRGLRGSVSIIIIAHRMSTLDICDRIMVIEHGTMTSIDTPAALRENSEFYRNALSVAGIS, encoded by the coding sequence ATGAGGTTCCTCGGCACCGGGCGATCCGGTCCCCTGCGGGGGTGGTCGGCCATGCGCGACCTCGTCTCCCGCTACCGGGGTCGGATGTCCTCGCTGGCCGTCGTCGCGTTCCTCGGCGGGCTCCTCGAGGCCCTGTTCCTCGTCATCGTCACCGGCATCGCGATGGCCCTCGTCGGCGACGAGTCCACCATCGGCCCCTACCTCGGCCAGACGGTCTCCACCGGCGTGGCCCTCACCGTGGCCGCGGTCGTGCTCGTCGCCCGCCTGGCCTTCAACCTCGTCGGCGTCGCGATCTCGGCGCGGCTGACCGCCGACGTCACCCGGGACCAGCGACAGGTGCTCTCGCGGGCCTACCTCCAGGCGAGCTGGGCGGTCCAGCAGGCCGAGCCCTCCGGCCGGCTGCAGGAGCTGCTCACCTCCTTCGTCACGCGGGTCACGAACGCCGTCCAGACCCTGACCAACGCCGTGACCGCGCTGCTCAGCCTCGTCGCCTTCCTCGGCACCGGGCTCTTCCTCGACCCGCTGTCCACCGGCGCCGTCCTTGTCGCCATGGCGGTCGTCGGCGCGGTCCTCAAGCCCGTGCGCCTGCGGATCAGGGCCCGAGCGGCGGCCTCGGCCCGGGCCAACCTCGACTTCGCCGACTCGGTGTCCGAGCTCGGGTCGCTGGGGCTGGAGATGCAGACGTACGGGGTGCAGCACCGCTTCACCCGCACGATCGACGACCTGTCCCGAGAGGCTGCCGCCACCCAGCAGCGGGTCCAGTTCCTCGCCGGGACCCTGGCCCCGGTGTACATGGTGATGGCCTACGCCGCCGTGCTCGCGGGCGTGGGGGTGCTCTCGCTCGTGGGCTTCGGCGACATGGCCGTCATCGGGGCCGTCATGCTCCTCATGCTCCGCTCGCTCAGCTACGGCCAGCAGCTCGCCGCGGCATCCGGCACCCTGACCGCGGCGGCGCCGTTCCTCAAGGGGGTCCGCGACACCGCGCAGCGCTATGCCGCGGCTCCGGCAGGAGGTGGCGACCGCGTGCCACCGTCGGTCACCCCGCTCGTGGCCACCGAGGTCGAGTTCGCGTACACGGCCGACCGGCCCGCGCTCAGCGCAGCGTCCTTCCGCATCGACACCGGCGAGGTCCTCGGGGTCATCGGGCCGTCCGGCGCGGGCAAGTCGACGCTCGCCCAGCTCGTGCTCGGGGTGCGCGAACCCACGTCCGGGTCCCTGACCGCCTCCGGCGTGGACCTGCGCGAGGTCGACCGGGTCTGGTGGAGCGCCCGGGTCGCCTTCGTCGCGCAGGAGGCCCTGCTATTCACCGGCACCGTGGCCGAGAACATCCGCTTCTTCCGTGAGGGCATCGACGACGCTGCCCTGCGCCGCGCGGCGACCGCCGCCAACGTGCTGGCCGACATCGAGGCCCTCCCCCGGGGCTTCGACGCCCACCTCGGCGAACGCGGGAGCCAGCTCTCGGGCGGGCAGCGGCAGCGACTGTCCATCGCGAGGGCCCTCGCCGGGTCGCCGCAGCTCCTCGTCCTCGACGAGCCAACGTCCGCCCTCGACGGGCAGAGCGAGGCCCTGATCCGCGCGACCCTGCGGGGCCTGCGCGGGTCGGTCTCGATCATCATCATCGCCCACCGGATGTCCACCCTGGACATCTGCGACCGCATCATGGTCATCGAGCACGGGACGATGACCTCGATCGACACCCCTGCCGCGCTGCGCGAGAACAGTGAGTTCTACCGCAACGCGCTCTCCGTCGCCGGGATCTCGTAG
- a CDS encoding CpsD/CapB family tyrosine-protein kinase gives MTLRDYLTIARRRWPIIVACALVAAAVTWFLTPAQTSEAEVAPSYTATATLLVGSGGPTELVSIDRLALFVKTGEIPTRAAEVLGFDGDPAVLASQVTVTPDPAAAALTISASDADGARAAATANAFADETVAFFEKDRPGAGGATVSVLQVATPIPDEIGGGFVVPPSRLLRTAMAGFIGLLLGFALALVIQRVDSRLRTRDDVHAALRLPIIAEVPRLSQAQKRKASIMVAADPLDPYSDAHRAARTALMHTVSRKMTDDYTARRAASAERGGTATGARLILVTSANASEGKTTTVANLAASFAETGQRVLVLDADLRSPDTHSLFDVPQGAGISDFITDPGDVPLEALVRPTSVPGVRIITAGTRLTHPASLASRMGHLLEEVRGMADVVIIDSAPLLAASDVFDVLPIVDTVLLVVRSGRLTDVAAHRVAELLGRFQVPISGVVLVGARGRRADGYGYGSGHGYGHGDTKKRKRERSARVEADRSPRSTRADASTQFAGSKDGAWPFSPQADGAPDDAALSRRARRTSSSA, from the coding sequence ATGACCCTTCGTGACTACCTGACGATCGCTCGGCGTCGGTGGCCGATCATCGTTGCGTGCGCCCTGGTCGCCGCTGCCGTGACGTGGTTCCTCACCCCCGCCCAGACCAGCGAGGCGGAGGTGGCGCCTTCCTACACGGCGACTGCGACCCTGCTGGTCGGCTCCGGCGGGCCCACTGAGCTGGTCTCGATCGACCGTCTTGCACTCTTCGTCAAGACCGGCGAGATCCCCACCCGTGCTGCCGAGGTTCTGGGCTTCGACGGGGATCCGGCGGTGTTGGCCTCGCAGGTCACGGTGACGCCGGACCCGGCTGCTGCGGCGCTGACGATCTCGGCCTCGGACGCTGACGGCGCACGTGCGGCCGCCACCGCGAACGCATTTGCCGACGAGACCGTGGCCTTCTTCGAGAAAGACCGTCCCGGCGCGGGTGGTGCCACGGTGTCGGTGCTGCAGGTAGCGACCCCGATCCCGGACGAGATCGGCGGCGGGTTCGTCGTGCCGCCCTCGCGGCTGCTGCGGACGGCGATGGCCGGGTTCATCGGGCTGCTTCTGGGCTTCGCCCTTGCGCTCGTGATCCAGAGGGTCGACTCCCGCCTGCGCACGCGCGACGACGTGCATGCCGCTCTCCGCCTGCCGATCATCGCTGAGGTCCCGCGTCTGAGCCAGGCGCAGAAGCGCAAGGCGAGCATCATGGTTGCGGCCGACCCGCTCGACCCGTACTCGGACGCCCACCGGGCAGCGCGCACCGCCCTCATGCACACCGTGAGTCGGAAAATGACCGATGACTACACAGCGCGACGAGCCGCGAGCGCGGAGCGAGGCGGCACGGCAACCGGTGCACGGCTCATCCTCGTCACCTCGGCGAACGCGTCGGAGGGCAAGACGACCACCGTGGCCAACCTGGCCGCGAGCTTCGCCGAGACGGGGCAGCGCGTCCTGGTCCTCGATGCCGACCTGCGCTCCCCGGACACCCACAGCCTCTTCGACGTTCCCCAGGGCGCGGGGATCTCCGACTTCATCACCGACCCGGGGGACGTCCCGCTGGAGGCGCTGGTCCGGCCGACGAGCGTGCCCGGGGTGAGGATCATCACCGCAGGAACCCGGCTGACTCACCCGGCGTCGCTCGCGAGTCGGATGGGGCACCTGCTCGAGGAGGTCCGTGGGATGGCCGACGTCGTGATCATCGACTCCGCCCCCCTCCTCGCGGCCAGCGACGTCTTCGACGTCCTGCCGATCGTTGACACCGTGCTGCTCGTCGTGCGCAGCGGTCGGCTCACCGATGTCGCCGCGCACCGGGTCGCCGAGCTCCTCGGACGCTTCCAGGTGCCGATCAGCGGCGTCGTGCTCGTTGGTGCCCGTGGCCGGCGCGCTGACGGCTACGGCTACGGCTCCGGGCACGGGTACGGCCACGGAGACACCAAGAAGCGCAAGCGCGAGCGATCCGCTCGTGTCGAGGCGGACCGGTCGCCCCGTTCGACGCGGGCAGATGCCTCGACCCAGTTCGCGGGCTCGAAGGATGGTGCGTGGCCGTTCTCCCCGCAGGCTGATGGCGCGCCCGATGACGCGGCGCTCAGCAGGCGTGCTCGCCGCACCTCCTCGTCCGCGTAA
- a CDS encoding polysaccharide deacetylase family protein, translating to MARSADAERSDEDDRGALPPSGPRARLKSGLAGIGRDSLAQGATLLIYHRVGGGTRDELDLPVPAFARQLEQLERHDVVALDTALDRLDSGDTRPSVVLTFDDGFEDVHAHAWPLLRERGLPFTVYLASGYVSQPMVWEGSTAKGSTGRGMSWAQLAEMVDSGLCTVGNHTHRHVRPEALTEEEVDTCTASVERHLGVRPRHFTYPWGVRVNEMEAALRERFRSASSGELGRNVPGTERVRLKRVPVRQSDPEAFFAAKLVGNLAPERAYAGIVRLAKTVGLRG from the coding sequence TTGGCGAGGTCCGCAGACGCTGAGCGCAGCGACGAGGACGACCGGGGCGCCCTCCCGCCGAGCGGCCCTCGGGCCCGTCTGAAGTCGGGTCTGGCCGGGATCGGGCGTGACTCGCTCGCTCAGGGTGCGACCCTCCTCATCTATCACCGGGTCGGGGGAGGGACCCGCGACGAGCTCGACCTGCCGGTGCCGGCCTTCGCCCGACAGCTCGAACAGCTCGAGAGGCACGACGTGGTGGCTCTCGACACGGCGCTGGACCGCCTCGACTCAGGCGACACCAGGCCCAGCGTGGTCCTCACCTTCGACGACGGCTTCGAGGACGTCCACGCACATGCCTGGCCGCTGCTCAGGGAGCGCGGGCTGCCCTTCACCGTCTACCTGGCCTCCGGGTACGTGTCGCAGCCGATGGTGTGGGAGGGCTCCACGGCCAAGGGGTCCACGGGCAGGGGCATGTCGTGGGCGCAGCTCGCCGAGATGGTCGACTCGGGCCTGTGCACCGTTGGCAACCACACGCACCGTCACGTCCGTCCGGAGGCCCTGACGGAGGAGGAGGTGGACACCTGCACCGCCTCAGTGGAGCGGCACCTGGGGGTGAGGCCGAGGCACTTCACCTACCCGTGGGGCGTGCGTGTCAACGAGATGGAGGCGGCCCTCCGGGAGCGGTTCCGCAGCGCCTCCTCCGGCGAGCTCGGGCGCAACGTGCCCGGCACCGAGCGGGTGCGCCTCAAGCGGGTGCCGGTGCGGCAGAGCGACCCCGAGGCGTTCTTCGCCGCGAAGCTCGTGGGCAACCTGGCCCCGGAGCGCGCTTATGCCGGGATCGTGCGCCTGGCCAAGACGGTCGGCCTGCGTGGCTAG
- a CDS encoding glycosyltransferase: MTTNSEGPTPRSLRVAHLTTVDMSLALLLGTELSVDVEAGHEVVGISAPGPYVERVAALGVTHVPVRTLTRSWAPASDLAAFRDLFTTIRSLDLDVLHTHNPKTGVMGRIAGRLAGVPVVVNTCHGLWARPEDSLAKRAFVYGLEGIAARFSDYELFQNAADEATLRPALRRGRHRVVGNGVDLVRFTPDPAGGRRVRAELGVADDELLVGTIGRRVREKGLEEFAEATSALADRATFVWVGPEDGTDAAAGTARTTGIRFVDERTDMPAVYSALDVFVLASYREGFSRAAMEAAACGVPTVLTDIRGCREVGDDGIHLRLVPPGDGRALASVVAELLEDPALRERLGAAARERALAHFDQRAVAAVSLQTYREVAQRKGLEAAARDDRVTVLHVLPADLDRGAQVYAGRLRDALATDPEQRHLAVTLFEGPPAALRADLGLGVPSGGLRRSGFDTRAVRALRRAVREERADVVVAHGGEPLKYCVAAAGRARVVYYKVGLSSAELARPSRRRLYRFLSGRSARVVAVSGSIAEQVHEVLGVPRSKVSVIPNGRDPGTYHPPTDGDVRAEPPLVLFVGQLEPGKQPGLFLDVIADLRSRGVDLEAAMVGDGPLRAGLAQRARTLGVELLGVRTDVPDLLRTASVLLLTSAAATEGMPGVLIEAGLSGLPVVSSDAAGVRDVVIDGETGFVCPSGRPEDLAHRVVELLEDAGRRTAMGDRARARCSAHLTVEATATQWRRLVADLTEKAVPAAGQGPIL; this comes from the coding sequence GTGACGACGAACAGCGAGGGACCGACGCCCCGCTCGCTCCGGGTCGCCCACCTCACCACCGTGGACATGAGCCTGGCCCTGCTGCTCGGCACCGAGCTGAGCGTGGACGTCGAGGCCGGCCACGAGGTCGTCGGCATCAGCGCCCCCGGCCCCTACGTCGAGCGAGTCGCAGCGCTGGGTGTCACCCACGTCCCGGTGCGGACCCTCACCCGTTCATGGGCGCCCGCCTCGGACCTCGCGGCCTTCCGCGACCTGTTCACGACGATCCGCTCGCTCGACCTCGACGTCCTGCACACCCATAACCCCAAGACCGGCGTCATGGGGCGGATCGCCGGGCGCCTCGCGGGGGTTCCCGTCGTCGTCAACACGTGCCACGGCCTCTGGGCCAGGCCGGAGGACTCGCTGGCCAAGCGGGCGTTCGTGTACGGGCTGGAGGGCATCGCGGCCCGGTTCTCCGACTACGAGCTGTTCCAGAACGCCGCCGACGAGGCCACCCTGCGCCCCGCCCTGCGGCGGGGGCGCCACCGCGTGGTGGGCAACGGCGTCGACCTGGTCCGGTTCACCCCAGACCCGGCGGGGGGCCGTCGGGTGCGGGCCGAGCTCGGCGTCGCGGACGACGAGCTCCTCGTGGGGACGATCGGGCGGCGGGTCCGGGAGAAGGGCCTCGAGGAATTCGCCGAGGCGACCTCCGCCCTAGCCGACCGGGCCACCTTCGTCTGGGTCGGCCCGGAGGACGGCACGGATGCCGCGGCGGGCACCGCGCGCACCACCGGCATCCGCTTCGTCGACGAGCGCACCGACATGCCGGCCGTCTACAGCGCCCTGGACGTTTTCGTCCTGGCCTCCTACCGCGAGGGCTTCTCCCGCGCGGCCATGGAGGCGGCCGCGTGCGGCGTGCCGACGGTGCTCACGGACATCCGGGGGTGCCGCGAGGTGGGCGACGACGGCATCCACCTGCGCCTGGTGCCCCCCGGGGACGGGCGGGCCCTCGCCAGCGTGGTCGCCGAGCTGCTCGAGGACCCCGCGCTTCGTGAGCGCCTCGGCGCCGCCGCCCGGGAGCGGGCGCTGGCCCACTTCGACCAGAGGGCCGTGGCGGCGGTCTCCCTGCAGACCTACCGGGAGGTCGCGCAGCGCAAGGGCCTCGAGGCCGCGGCCCGCGACGACCGGGTCACCGTCCTGCACGTCCTGCCCGCGGACCTCGACCGCGGTGCCCAGGTGTACGCCGGGCGGCTGCGTGACGCGCTGGCGACCGACCCTGAGCAGCGTCACCTCGCCGTCACCCTGTTCGAGGGGCCACCGGCCGCGCTCCGGGCCGACCTCGGCCTCGGTGTGCCGTCCGGCGGACTGCGACGGTCCGGCTTTGACACGCGGGCGGTCCGCGCACTCCGCCGCGCCGTGCGCGAGGAGCGGGCCGACGTCGTCGTCGCCCACGGGGGTGAGCCGCTCAAGTACTGCGTCGCGGCCGCGGGGCGGGCCCGGGTCGTGTACTACAAGGTGGGCCTGTCCTCGGCCGAGCTCGCCAGGCCCTCGCGACGGCGCCTCTACCGCTTTCTGTCGGGGCGCTCGGCCCGCGTCGTCGCCGTATCGGGATCGATCGCCGAGCAGGTGCACGAGGTGCTGGGGGTGCCTCGCTCCAAGGTGTCCGTCATCCCGAACGGGCGCGACCCCGGCACGTACCACCCACCTACCGATGGCGACGTGCGCGCCGAGCCGCCGCTCGTGCTCTTCGTCGGCCAGCTCGAGCCGGGCAAGCAGCCCGGGCTGTTCCTCGACGTCATCGCGGACCTGCGCTCGCGCGGGGTGGACCTCGAGGCGGCGATGGTCGGCGACGGCCCGCTGCGGGCCGGGCTGGCGCAGCGGGCCCGGACCCTCGGGGTCGAGCTGCTCGGGGTGCGCACCGACGTCCCCGACCTGCTGCGCACGGCATCCGTGCTCCTCCTGACGAGCGCGGCGGCAACCGAGGGGATGCCGGGGGTACTCATCGAGGCCGGGCTGAGCGGCCTTCCCGTCGTCTCCTCCGACGCCGCCGGGGTCCGGGACGTCGTCATCGACGGTGAGACCGGGTTCGTCTGCCCGTCGGGACGCCCTGAGGACCTCGCGCACCGGGTGGTCGAGCTGCTCGAGGATGCCGGTCGGCGCACCGCCATGGGCGACCGCGCCCGGGCCCGGTGCTCGGCACACCTCACCGTGGAGGCGACCGCGACGCAGTGGCGCCGGCTCGTCGCCGACCTCACCGAGAAAGCGGTCCCGGCTGCTGGACAGGGCCCTATCCTGTGA
- the asnB gene encoding asparagine synthase (glutamine-hydrolyzing) — protein MDNQMCGVVGLLTHGGGDLGADLDAMSAAVAHRGPDDVGRWLDPDAGVALGHRRLAIVDLSVAGHQPMTSADGRWVLVLNGEIYDHADHRHRLEGDGVAFRGHSDTEVLVELIARRGPEAAVAAVDGMFALAVWDRRDRVLVLARDRVGEKPLYYGQVGDAFAFASELGAVRRLSHTSTSPDLQALADYLRYGFVPAPHSIVPGIDKLRAGCVVRVTSPTTFSEPVPYWSLASVAAAGLADPLALDDRELVQLADTALRASVRRRLEADVPVGTFLSGGVDSSTIAALAQAVSTQPVRTFTVAVGGEGDESMTAAGVARHLGTEHTTLPLGDFDPIDLASRASSLYDEPFADPSGVPTALLCAAARQHVTVCLSGDGADELLGGYNRYRVAHGGLSRLLALPGPLRRGASRALTTPSPVGWDRLARVLPGRTSAIGTKAHKLAGVLAADDHMAAYAVLATRWDPATLMTNPPPPSATAVPGLDAALPLDRMLLADQQRTLPDDMLVKVDRASMAVALEVRVPFLDHRFVELTWRMPERAKVRDGHGKWVVRQVLGQYVPHELWDRPKVGFDPPVADWLRGPLREWSHDLLAPDRLRRQGLLRPEPIARALAEHDSGRRNHDYALWTVLMLQTWLDGATP, from the coding sequence GTGGACAACCAGATGTGCGGTGTGGTCGGGCTCCTGACTCACGGAGGCGGTGACCTGGGAGCGGACCTCGACGCGATGTCAGCAGCCGTCGCGCACCGAGGCCCGGACGATGTCGGACGCTGGCTCGACCCGGATGCCGGCGTCGCCCTCGGCCACCGCCGGCTGGCGATCGTCGACCTCTCGGTGGCGGGACACCAGCCCATGACCTCGGCGGACGGCCGCTGGGTCCTCGTGCTGAACGGCGAGATCTACGACCACGCCGACCATCGTCACCGACTGGAGGGCGACGGCGTCGCGTTTCGCGGGCACTCGGACACAGAAGTCCTCGTCGAGCTGATCGCCCGGAGGGGCCCGGAAGCCGCCGTCGCGGCCGTCGACGGGATGTTCGCGCTGGCAGTCTGGGACCGCCGAGACCGCGTCCTCGTTCTCGCCCGGGACCGGGTGGGGGAGAAGCCGTTGTACTACGGCCAGGTGGGCGACGCTTTCGCGTTCGCCTCCGAGCTCGGGGCCGTCCGTCGGCTCTCGCACACGAGCACCAGCCCGGACCTGCAAGCCCTGGCTGACTACCTGCGGTACGGCTTCGTCCCGGCACCGCACTCGATCGTCCCGGGGATCGACAAGCTCCGGGCGGGTTGTGTCGTGCGGGTCACGAGCCCGACGACGTTCTCCGAGCCCGTGCCCTACTGGTCGCTGGCATCGGTGGCCGCCGCCGGTCTCGCCGACCCCCTGGCACTCGACGACCGCGAACTGGTGCAGCTGGCCGACACGGCCCTGCGCGCGTCCGTACGCCGCAGGCTCGAGGCCGACGTGCCAGTCGGGACCTTCCTGTCCGGGGGTGTCGACTCCTCCACGATCGCGGCGCTGGCGCAGGCCGTGAGCACCCAACCGGTGCGCACCTTCACGGTCGCCGTGGGTGGTGAGGGAGACGAGTCGATGACCGCTGCCGGGGTCGCCCGGCACCTGGGCACCGAGCACACCACGCTGCCCTTGGGCGATTTCGACCCGATCGACCTGGCGTCGCGGGCGTCATCCCTCTATGACGAGCCGTTCGCCGACCCCTCGGGCGTGCCGACCGCCCTGCTCTGCGCGGCGGCCCGCCAACACGTGACGGTCTGCCTCAGCGGGGACGGCGCCGACGAGCTGCTCGGGGGGTACAACCGGTATCGGGTGGCGCACGGAGGGCTCTCCCGGCTGCTCGCCCTGCCGGGTCCGCTGCGTCGCGGTGCGTCCCGCGCGCTGACGACGCCCAGCCCGGTCGGCTGGGACCGGCTGGCCCGAGTCCTCCCCGGCCGCACCTCTGCGATCGGCACGAAGGCCCACAAGCTGGCCGGTGTGCTCGCCGCGGACGACCACATGGCCGCCTACGCGGTGCTGGCCACCAGGTGGGACCCCGCGACGCTGATGACGAATCCACCGCCCCCATCAGCGACGGCCGTGCCGGGCCTGGACGCGGCCCTGCCCCTGGACCGGATGCTGTTGGCCGACCAGCAGCGCACCCTGCCCGACGACATGCTTGTCAAGGTGGATCGCGCGAGCATGGCGGTCGCGCTCGAGGTGCGTGTGCCCTTCCTCGATCACCGGTTCGTCGAGCTGACCTGGCGGATGCCGGAGCGCGCCAAGGTGCGCGACGGCCACGGGAAGTGGGTGGTCCGGCAGGTGTTGGGCCAGTACGTGCCCCACGAGCTCTGGGACCGACCGAAGGTGGGCTTCGACCCGCCCGTGGCCGACTGGCTGCGCGGGCCGCTGCGGGAGTGGTCACACGACCTGCTGGCCCCGGACCGGTTGCGACGGCAAGGGCTACTGCGTCCCGAACCGATCGCCCGCGCGCTGGCGGAGCACGACTCGGGCCGTCGCAACCACGACTACGCGCTCTGGACGGTGCTCATGCTGCAGACCTGGCTGGACGGAGCCACACCATGA